One stretch of Candidatus Paceibacterota bacterium DNA includes these proteins:
- the metG gene encoding methionine--tRNA ligase, producing the protein MSKKVKVPKPFYITTTLPYVNADPHVGFAAEIIRADAVARYRKLVGQEIFFNTGTDEHGQKVWTEAGKQNKNPQEYVDEYAQKFIDLLRVLDISEEVHFTRTTSEAHKKAAQYFWKVCADKGDIYKKEYKIKYCVGCELEKQDSDLDEGDKCLVHPHLELEIREEENYFFKFSNYQKPLLELYEKNPNLVIPDFRFNEIKKFVEMGLHDFSISRLKSKMPWGVEVPGDSDHVMYVWFDALVNYISCLGWPPSPLQGEGSGVRSFQKFWQEGETVQYCGKDNLRQQSAMWQAMLLSVGLKNTDHIVINGFINSGGQKMSKSLGNVISPFDLVSEYSTDALRYYSLRELSNFEDSDMTIEKFKEAYNANLANGLGNLASRVLTLSQKYLDKCPEIPEESDFVEYFKFYENFDLNGATNYVWNEIGKLDKFIQETEPFKVVKVDEVKGRELISKMVQDLYTIARMLNPIMPATNVLLKKLIKENKAPETPLFPRKN; encoded by the coding sequence ATGTCGAAAAAAGTAAAAGTGCCTAAACCATTTTACATCACTACTACTCTGCCTTATGTAAATGCTGATCCGCATGTTGGTTTTGCCGCTGAAATTATTCGAGCTGATGCCGTTGCTAGATACAGGAAGCTTGTAGGACAGGAAATATTTTTTAACACAGGTACCGATGAACATGGTCAGAAAGTTTGGACTGAAGCTGGGAAACAAAACAAAAATCCTCAAGAATATGTCGACGAATATGCTCAAAAATTTATCGACTTGCTTCGAGTTCTCGATATTTCCGAAGAAGTACACTTTACTCGTACCACGAGTGAAGCTCACAAAAAAGCTGCTCAATATTTTTGGAAAGTATGTGCTGATAAAGGTGATATTTATAAAAAAGAATATAAAATAAAATACTGTGTTGGTTGTGAGCTTGAGAAGCAAGATTCTGATTTGGATGAAGGGGATAAGTGTTTAGTCCACCCACACTTGGAACTAGAAATCCGTGAAGAGGAAAATTATTTCTTTAAATTTTCAAACTATCAGAAGCCTCTTTTAGAGTTATATGAAAAGAATCCGAACTTAGTCATTCCCGATTTTCGTTTTAATGAAATAAAAAAGTTTGTCGAAATGGGTCTGCATGATTTTTCTATCTCTCGTCTCAAGTCAAAAATGCCATGGGGAGTGGAAGTTCCAGGTGACTCTGATCATGTTATGTATGTTTGGTTCGACGCCCTCGTAAATTACATTTCTTGTTTGGGGTGGCCCCCCTCTCCTTTACAAGGAGAGGGGTCGGGGGTGAGGTCATTCCAAAAATTTTGGCAGGAAGGAGAAACAGTTCAATACTGTGGTAAAGATAATTTACGCCAACAGTCCGCCATGTGGCAGGCCATGCTTTTGAGTGTTGGCCTCAAAAACACCGATCACATTGTCATCAATGGTTTTATAAATTCTGGTGGCCAAAAAATGAGTAAATCTCTCGGCAATGTCATTTCTCCATTTGATCTGGTTTCTGAATACAGCACTGATGCTCTTCGTTATTATTCTCTTCGTGAACTCTCAAATTTTGAGGATTCCGATATGACCATCGAAAAGTTTAAAGAAGCTTATAATGCTAATTTAGCCAATGGTTTGGGTAACTTGGCTTCTAGGGTTCTTACTCTTTCTCAAAAATATTTGGATAAATGTCCGGAAATTCCGGAGGAGTCCGATTTTGTCGAATACTTCAAATTCTACGAGAATTTTGATTTAAATGGAGCCACTAATTATGTTTGGAATGAAATAGGTAAACTAGATAAATTTATTCAAGAAACTGAGCCATTTAAAGTAGTGAAAGTGGATGAGGTGAAGGGCAGGGAACTTATCTCTAAAATGGTGCAGGATCTTTATACTATTGCTAGGATGCTAAATCCTATAATGCCAGCGACCAATGTTTTGCTCAAAAAATTAATCAAAGAAAACAAAGCTCCCGAAACTCCGCTCTTTCCTAGGAAAAACTAG
- a CDS encoding TatD family hydrolase, giving the protein MNLNYIDIHCHLDSPDYGEELPKVLERMREKNIGAITIGTDLESSRRAVHIAEENENIWACIGVHPIPTPSPSQGEGWGEVQLEFEKLIQSASRRTKVVAIGECGLDFFRVAPENLEKEKERQTALFRKQIEFALKYDKPLMLHCRQAYDEVLEILEEYRGAKLRGDCHFFAGNVDQAKRFVELGFSCSFTGVITFTHDYDEVIKSLPQDMIMSETDAPFVAPVPYRGKRNEPSYVAEVVKKMAEIRGEELENLAKVLVHNAERLFGLK; this is encoded by the coding sequence ATGAATTTAAATTACATCGACATACACTGCCATCTTGATTCTCCTGATTACGGAGAGGAATTACCCAAAGTTTTAGAAAGAATGAGAGAAAAAAATATTGGGGCGATCACCATTGGCACTGATCTGGAAAGCTCTCGCCGAGCGGTTCATATTGCGGAAGAAAACGAAAATATCTGGGCTTGCATCGGGGTGCATCCGATTCCGACTCCCTCTCCTTCGCAAGGAGAGGGTTGGGGTGAGGTCCAGCTTGAATTCGAAAAATTAATCCAATCCGCCAGCCGGCGGACCAAAGTCGTCGCTATCGGTGAATGTGGCCTCGATTTTTTCAGAGTCGCCCCAGAGAATTTGGAAAAAGAAAAAGAAAGACAAACAGCACTTTTCAGAAAACAAATCGAGTTTGCTTTAAAGTACGACAAGCCACTGATGCTTCATTGTAGGCAGGCGTACGATGAGGTGCTTGAAATCCTGGAGGAGTATAGGGGAGCAAAGCTTAGGGGAGATTGTCATTTTTTTGCAGGGAATGTAGATCAAGCCAAAAGATTTGTTGAGTTGGGTTTCTCTTGCTCTTTCACTGGGGTCATTACATTTACTCATGATTACGATGAAGTTATAAAATCTTTGCCCCAAGATATGATTATGTCTGAAACCGATGCCCCTTTTGTCGCTCCAGTTCCTTATAGAGGCAAGAGGAATGAGCCAAGCTATGTCGCAGAAGTAGTAAAAAAGATGGCTGAAATAAGGGGAGAAGAGCTAGAAAATTTGGCAAAAGTGCTTGTGCACAATGCAGAAAGGCTTTTTGGTTTAAAATGA
- a CDS encoding 30S ribosomal protein S6: protein MKDTEAKREVYEVSFHCLPTAEEVGAVEVATKIKSAITERGGEVISQGEVEPMTLSYEMVKKIDSKNHTFSKSYFGWVKFELDTNLLQEIKSLIESLPEILRYLLVKTVRENTMPYPKAPLARREVPEIKEEVLSAPIEVEKKEISEEEIDKSIDALVVS, encoded by the coding sequence ATGAAAGATACAGAAGCGAAGAGGGAAGTTTATGAAGTGAGTTTTCATTGTTTACCGACTGCAGAGGAGGTAGGAGCAGTCGAGGTAGCTACAAAAATAAAGTCTGCCATAACTGAAAGGGGAGGGGAAGTAATTTCCCAAGGGGAGGTAGAGCCCATGACTCTCTCCTATGAGATGGTTAAAAAGATAGATTCCAAGAACCACACGTTTTCCAAATCTTATTTTGGGTGGGTGAAGTTTGAGTTGGATACAAATCTCTTACAAGAGATCAAATCTCTTATTGAATCTCTTCCAGAAATTCTTCGTTATCTTCTAGTGAAAACGGTTAGAGAAAATACCATGCCATATCCTAAGGCTCCTTTAGCAAGGAGAGAAGTTCCAGAAATTAAGGAAGAAGTGTTGAGCGCTCCAATCGAAGTCGAGAAGAAAGAAATTTCCGAAGAGGAAATTGATAAAAGTATCGACGCTCTTGTTGTAAGTTAA
- the ssb gene encoding single-stranded DNA-binding protein, which produces MYINKAILYGNLTRDPELRSLPSGSQVTEIGVATNRVWKDKNGAKQESAEFHNVVAFGKQAELIAQYLRKGQPIFLEGRIQTRSWDAQDGTKKYRTEIVLDNFQFGPKSMGGGASTYDKSASAVPAKKEEDKNNSSVIDYPEEEVNAEDIPF; this is translated from the coding sequence ATGTACATCAACAAAGCAATCCTCTATGGCAACCTCACTCGCGATCCAGAGTTGCGCTCCCTTCCATCCGGTTCTCAAGTTACGGAGATAGGGGTGGCCACAAACAGAGTTTGGAAGGATAAGAACGGAGCTAAGCAGGAATCAGCTGAGTTCCACAATGTTGTCGCTTTCGGCAAGCAGGCAGAACTGATCGCTCAATATCTTCGTAAGGGTCAGCCCATCTTCCTCGAAGGCAGGATCCAAACTCGAAGTTGGGATGCCCAGGATGGTACCAAAAAGTACAGGACTGAAATCGTGCTTGATAATTTCCAGTTCGGGCCTAAGTCTATGGGTGGAGGAGCTTCGACTTACGATAAGTCAGCTTCAGCAGTTCCTGCTAAAAAAGAAGAGGATAAAAACAATAGTTCAGTGATCGATTATCCAGAGGAAGAAGTAAATGCTGAGGATATCCCGTTTTAG
- the rpsR gene encoding 30S ribosomal protein S18: MKSNNCYFKQNGIKYIDYKDTELLKKFLNPHGRILSSKRTGTSAKYQRLLSESIKRARFMGLLPYISR, translated from the coding sequence ATGAAATCAAATAACTGTTACTTCAAGCAGAATGGCATCAAATACATAGATTATAAAGATACGGAACTCTTGAAAAAGTTTCTCAACCCTCATGGCAGGATACTCTCTAGTAAGAGGACTGGTACGTCAGCCAAATATCAAAGACTTCTATCCGAATCTATAAAAAGAGCTAGATTCATGGGCTTGCTTCCATATATCAGTAGATAA